The following are from one region of the Acidobacteriota bacterium genome:
- a CDS encoding transposase: MPDPLPPIGRGKDIFFTRRRLPHWEVENGAYFVTISLHGAIPTALAIQLRDMSQALRKLKPEEVRNVRRRIFVLLERQLHTGEGVRHLGIPAVADVVTEAIHHRVRNGIWIPLEWCVMPNHLHLFIRMSEGTRPGEMDRTVSEFKRWTAHQAEKVMPEKVERFWQREWFDHWSRSEEEDRRTIAYIRDNPVKAGLVEDYRRWPYGGWNDPPKEGAFSRST, encoded by the coding sequence ATGCCTGATCCGCTCCCTCCCATCGGCCGCGGAAAGGACATCTTCTTCACCCGACGGCGACTGCCTCACTGGGAAGTCGAAAACGGCGCCTATTTTGTCACCATCAGCCTTCACGGCGCCATTCCGACCGCCTTGGCCATTCAACTGCGCGACATGTCCCAGGCACTGCGGAAGCTGAAACCCGAAGAAGTCCGAAATGTCCGCCGGCGGATCTTCGTGCTTCTGGAAAGGCAACTCCACACCGGAGAGGGAGTTCGACACCTCGGCATTCCTGCCGTGGCGGACGTCGTGACGGAAGCCATCCATCACAGAGTTCGCAACGGGATATGGATCCCTTTGGAATGGTGCGTCATGCCCAACCATCTGCACCTCTTCATCCGGATGAGCGAAGGGACCAGGCCCGGGGAGATGGACCGGACCGTGTCGGAATTCAAGCGATGGACCGCGCACCAGGCGGAGAAAGTAATGCCGGAGAAAGTGGAACGATTCTGGCAGCGGGAGTGGTTTGATCACTGGTCACGGTCCGAGGAGGAAGACCGCCGGACGATCGCCTACATCCGCGACAACCCGGTAAAGGCGGGTCTGGTGGAGGACTACAGAAGGTGGCCCTACGGCGGGTGGAACGACCCCCCGAAAGAGGGCGCCTTCAGCCGCTCAACGTAG
- a CDS encoding aldehyde ferredoxin oxidoreductase family protein, whose translation MYKGYKNRFLEVDLTRRTFRFGTPSPELWEGYLGGKGAGLKLMWDLGLINHDPFAPENPLIFLTGPFTGTPLQTAARSALATKSPLTGTFLDSHAGGHFGPQLKRAGLDYLFITGAADRPLYLHITPSGVSFEDASGLWGKGIFDTEAQLREKYPDSRVASIGPAGENRVRFACIGTELYRQYGRGGAGAVMGAKNLKAIVAEGNEKIDYHDRDGFIELNKALTKDVMEHPNRKRRFELGTNMWIRMGQEDGRFLPTRNFRDVQFEGYEGITSEKMREKLGWKSVGCQGCGILCSKEAVWEGKRVEGPEYETTAFLGSGCGIGSAEAVAEANRLCDDLGLDTISAGVVMSFAMEAFEKGVLTSTDTGGIPLDFGNAEAQQAVLGMIARREGVGDVLAEGSRLAARQLGKGSEYFAIQTAGMELSGVNIKGCASMGLALATADFASHTRCWSATAEMKGLLTFENTPDWVKVNQDGVNTRNSLIVCDFLMYDLDRLAPLFEKLTGMPMTDAQLQKTGEKLSNLNRMYNVRNGRDRTGDTLPRRFFEEKHLAGIFEGQLMTEEKFGEWLDLYYASRGWDARGVPTAGKLEELGLGFAK comes from the coding sequence ATGTACAAGGGCTACAAGAACCGTTTCCTCGAGGTCGACCTGACCCGGCGCACTTTCCGGTTCGGCACGCCGTCACCGGAGCTGTGGGAAGGCTATCTCGGCGGGAAAGGGGCCGGCCTCAAGCTCATGTGGGACCTGGGTCTGATCAACCACGACCCCTTCGCCCCGGAAAACCCGCTCATCTTCCTGACGGGCCCCTTCACCGGGACCCCGCTCCAGACGGCGGCGCGGTCGGCCCTGGCCACCAAGTCCCCCCTGACGGGGACCTTCCTCGACTCCCACGCGGGGGGGCACTTCGGCCCCCAGCTCAAGCGGGCGGGACTCGACTACCTCTTCATCACCGGCGCCGCAGACCGGCCCCTTTACCTCCACATCACCCCGTCGGGGGTGAGCTTCGAGGACGCCTCCGGGCTGTGGGGGAAGGGCATTTTCGACACCGAGGCGCAGCTGCGGGAGAAGTACCCGGACTCCCGGGTCGCGTCCATCGGGCCGGCGGGGGAAAACCGGGTCCGCTTCGCCTGCATCGGCACAGAGCTGTACCGTCAGTACGGGCGGGGCGGCGCTGGCGCGGTCATGGGGGCGAAGAACCTCAAGGCGATCGTGGCGGAGGGAAACGAGAAGATCGACTACCACGACCGCGACGGTTTCATCGAGCTGAACAAGGCGCTCACCAAGGATGTGATGGAGCACCCCAACCGCAAGCGACGCTTCGAACTGGGGACCAACATGTGGATCCGCATGGGCCAGGAGGACGGCCGCTTCCTGCCGACGCGGAACTTCCGGGACGTCCAGTTCGAGGGCTACGAAGGGATCACCTCCGAGAAAATGCGGGAGAAGCTGGGGTGGAAGAGTGTGGGCTGCCAGGGTTGCGGGATCCTCTGCTCCAAGGAGGCCGTCTGGGAAGGCAAGAGGGTGGAGGGCCCGGAGTACGAGACCACGGCGTTCCTGGGCTCCGGCTGCGGCATCGGGAGCGCCGAGGCCGTGGCCGAGGCCAACCGGCTCTGCGACGACCTCGGGCTGGACACCATCTCCGCCGGCGTCGTGATGTCCTTCGCCATGGAGGCCTTTGAAAAGGGCGTCCTGACCAGCACCGACACCGGCGGCATTCCGCTGGATTTCGGAAACGCGGAGGCCCAGCAGGCGGTCCTGGGGATGATCGCCCGGCGGGAGGGCGTAGGCGACGTCCTGGCGGAAGGTTCCCGTCTCGCCGCCCGGCAGCTCGGGAAAGGGAGCGAGTACTTCGCCATCCAGACGGCCGGGATGGAGCTGTCGGGCGTGAACATCAAGGGGTGCGCCTCCATGGGTCTCGCCCTGGCCACCGCCGACTTCGCCAGCCACACCCGGTGCTGGTCCGCCACCGCCGAGATGAAGGGACTCCTCACCTTCGAAAACACCCCCGACTGGGTCAAGGTGAACCAGGACGGGGTCAACACCCGCAACTCCCTGATCGTCTGCGATTTCCTGATGTACGACCTGGACCGCCTGGCCCCCCTCTTCGAGAAGCTCACGGGGATGCCCATGACGGACGCCCAGCTCCAGAAGACGGGGGAGAAGCTCTCCAACCTGAACCGGATGTACAACGTGCGGAACGGGCGGGACCGGACGGGGGACACCCTCCCGCGACGGTTCTTCGAGGAGAAGCACCTCGCCGGGATCTTCGAGGGGCAGCTCATGACCGAGGAAAAGTTCGGGGAGTGGCTGGACCTGTACTACGCCAGCCGGGGATGGGACGCCCGGGGCGTCCCGACCGCCGGGAAGCTCGAGGAACTCGGCTTAGGCTTCGCAAAGTAG